One part of the Oscillatoria sp. FACHB-1407 genome encodes these proteins:
- a CDS encoding DUF4870 domain-containing protein — protein MSELEQRKLLSVICHGASLLSPTVVAIAIPILILLLSNDPIVQVNAKEAINFSINLIIYGVVILVLFISLVGIPLALLFGSILLIASIIFPIIAMVAVATSPDQPYRYPFIFAIV, from the coding sequence AACGCAAGCTTTTATCGGTGATCTGTCACGGAGCATCGCTGCTCAGTCCTACAGTCGTGGCGATCGCCATCCCAATTCTGATTCTGCTGCTCTCCAATGACCCGATCGTGCAGGTGAATGCGAAAGAGGCGATTAACTTTAGCATCAACCTGATCATTTATGGAGTTGTCATTCTTGTGCTTTTTATCTCTCTGGTCGGCATTCCTTTAGCTCTGCTGTTCGGCAGCATTCTATTGATTGCCAGCATTATTTTTCCCATCATTGCGATGGTGGCTGTGGCAACCAGTCCTGACCAGCCTTACCGCTATCCCTTCATTTTTGCCATTGTGTAG